A portion of the Actomonas aquatica genome contains these proteins:
- a CDS encoding (R)-mandelonitrile lyase, whose protein sequence is MKIIRNASMPSIPGPADWFSGTVRIDSLYNTEPPARTGASVVTFEPKARTAWHTHPLGQTLIVVSGSGRVQREGGPIESIGPGDIVWFPPEEKHWHGASPDKAMTHIAIQEALDGKAVDWLEKVSDAQYEA, encoded by the coding sequence ATGAAAATCATCCGCAACGCTTCCATGCCCTCCATCCCGGGTCCCGCCGACTGGTTCTCCGGCACCGTCCGCATCGACTCGCTCTACAATACCGAGCCGCCGGCCCGCACCGGCGCCTCGGTCGTGACCTTTGAGCCGAAAGCCCGCACCGCCTGGCATACCCACCCGCTCGGCCAAACCCTCATCGTCGTCTCCGGCAGCGGCCGCGTCCAACGCGAGGGCGGCCCCATCGAGAGCATCGGCCCCGGCGACATCGTCTGGTTCCCGCCGGAAGAAAAGCACTGGCACGGCGCCTCCCCCGACAAGGCCATGACCCACATCGCCATTCAGGAAGCCTTGGACGGCAAGGCCGTCGACTGGCTCGAGAAGGTGTCGGACGCCCAATACGAGGCCTGA
- a CDS encoding 50S ribosomal protein L25 — MSTSTELKVILREQTGRSASRRLRKSNQIPAILYGKGTEPKALSVDIPEFTKLLKSIAGRKTIIELKSEGADKPALSFLQEVQRDPITDRFLHADFQEIHPEEKFEVEVPVVIKGDAYGVKTQGGILEIATHTVRVRCLAKDLPGAIEVDVTELKTDETVKVGALPALEGVEYRDPVGQAVVACLAGEAPEETPADAAAAAAAAKKKK; from the coding sequence ATGTCCACATCCACTGAACTCAAAGTAATCCTCCGCGAACAGACCGGCCGCTCGGCCTCCCGTCGTTTGCGCAAATCCAACCAGATCCCCGCGATTCTCTACGGCAAGGGCACCGAGCCCAAGGCACTGTCCGTTGATATCCCGGAGTTCACCAAGCTGCTCAAGTCGATCGCCGGTCGTAAGACGATCATCGAGCTCAAGAGCGAAGGCGCCGACAAGCCGGCCCTGTCCTTCCTCCAAGAGGTGCAGCGCGACCCGATCACGGATCGTTTCCTCCACGCCGACTTCCAGGAGATTCATCCGGAAGAGAAGTTCGAGGTCGAAGTGCCGGTTGTCATCAAGGGCGACGCCTACGGCGTGAAGACCCAGGGCGGCATCCTCGAGATCGCGACCCACACCGTGCGTGTGCGCTGTCTCGCCAAGGACCTGCCGGGCGCCATCGAGGTCGATGTCACCGAGCTCAAGACCGACGAAACGGTCAAGGTTGGCGCGCTGCCGGCCCTCGAGGGCGTGGAATACCGCGATCCCGTCGGTCAGGCCGTGGTGGCCTGCTTGGCTGGTGAGGCGCCGGAAGAAACTCCTGCTGACGCTGCTGCTGCCGCTGCGGCCGCCAAGAAGAAGAAATAA
- the pth gene encoding aminoacyl-tRNA hydrolase, protein MSITLVLGLGNPGRDYAETRHNIGWIVLDELARREGLTWKHQAAFQADVARWNHPSGRPVLLAKPLTFMNDSGRAARAVASYYKLSNSAIAAVYDDLNIDLGLVKVSDRGSAGGHNGVSDLLEKLGQGFIRYRLGIGPKSPPQMDLKDFVLGKFTPDQRHLLDQSLSKYLSGLDLLLTSGPERAMNLLNRRVQNEPEQT, encoded by the coding sequence ATGTCCATCACGCTCGTGCTCGGTCTGGGAAATCCCGGCCGAGACTACGCGGAAACCCGTCACAACATCGGTTGGATCGTGCTCGACGAGCTCGCCCGACGCGAGGGACTGACGTGGAAGCACCAAGCGGCCTTTCAGGCTGACGTCGCCCGTTGGAATCACCCCTCCGGTCGTCCGGTGCTGCTGGCCAAGCCGCTGACGTTTATGAACGACAGCGGCCGAGCCGCCCGTGCAGTGGCGAGCTACTACAAACTCTCCAACTCGGCGATCGCGGCCGTCTACGACGATCTCAATATCGATCTGGGTTTGGTGAAGGTGTCGGACCGCGGCAGCGCGGGCGGGCACAACGGCGTCTCCGACTTACTCGAAAAACTGGGCCAAGGGTTTATCCGTTACCGCCTGGGCATCGGGCCGAAGTCACCGCCGCAGATGGACCTGAAGGACTTCGTCCTGGGCAAATTCACGCCGGATCAGCGCCACCTCCTCGACCAATCCCTTTCAAAATACCTGTCCGGTCTCGACCTGCTGCTCACCAGTGGGCCGGAACGGGCGATGAACCTTCTAAATCGTAGAGTCCAAAATGAACCCGAACAAACGTAA
- a CDS encoding 30S ribosomal protein S6 → MNPNKRNYRATFILDTRGVEETVDQIIENVKSEISVVEGEVSAVENLGQRDFARVTDPKRPTGVYVQVDFSAPGTAPAALKERLRLNRVVYRTYIETL, encoded by the coding sequence ATGAACCCGAACAAACGTAACTACCGCGCCACCTTCATCCTCGATACCCGCGGCGTCGAAGAAACCGTCGATCAGATCATCGAGAACGTGAAGAGTGAGATCTCCGTCGTCGAAGGCGAGGTCAGCGCGGTTGAGAACCTCGGCCAGCGCGACTTCGCTCGCGTGACCGATCCCAAGCGCCCGACCGGCGTGTATGTCCAGGTTGACTTCAGTGCCCCCGGCACGGCCCCGGCCGCGCTCAAGGAGCGTCTGCGCCTCAACCGCGTCGTTTACCGCACCTACATCGAGACCCTTTAA
- a CDS encoding single-stranded DNA-binding protein, with protein MANLNRVLLIGNLTRDPELRVTPKGNSICQFGLAVNRSFKDGSGQTREETTFIDVEAWGRQGETISKYCTKGRALFVEGRLRFDQWEDKNTGQKRSRLSVVLENFQFIGGRGDGDNEGGGSSGGGGNYSPSPERNSPPPRAPRPAPADDNLDEDVPF; from the coding sequence ATGGCCAATCTCAATCGCGTTCTCCTCATCGGCAACCTCACTCGGGATCCCGAGCTGCGGGTCACCCCGAAGGGCAACTCCATCTGCCAGTTTGGTCTGGCGGTGAATCGCTCCTTCAAGGATGGCTCCGGCCAGACCCGCGAGGAAACGACCTTCATTGATGTGGAGGCTTGGGGCCGACAGGGCGAAACCATCTCCAAATACTGCACCAAGGGACGAGCGCTCTTCGTTGAGGGCCGTCTCCGCTTTGACCAGTGGGAAGACAAAAACACGGGTCAAAAACGCAGCCGTCTGTCGGTTGTGCTGGAAAATTTCCAGTTCATCGGTGGGCGCGGGGATGGCGACAATGAGGGTGGTGGCAGCAGCGGTGGTGGCGGCAATTACAGCCCGTCCCCCGAGCGCAATTCGCCGCCCCCGCGGGCTCCGCGCCCGGCCCCGGCCGACGACAACCTCGATGAAGACGTGCCATTTTAA
- the rplI gene encoding 50S ribosomal protein L9, with translation MANTEVLLLKPVEGLGGEGDQVKVRAGYARNYLLPQGYATPMTLANRKRVEALRKRRAEREAAELNGAQELAKHLEKLSIAFAVQTGEGGKMFGAITAADLHEKITEAGVEIDRKKIHLYTPVKSLGNHSTKIKLHADVSVELSFDVVSENPIEETTDEEAAKADA, from the coding sequence ATGGCCAATACTGAAGTTCTCCTCCTCAAACCCGTCGAAGGCCTCGGCGGCGAGGGTGACCAAGTCAAAGTTCGCGCCGGCTACGCCCGCAACTACCTCCTCCCCCAAGGCTACGCCACGCCGATGACCCTCGCCAACCGCAAGCGCGTCGAAGCGCTGCGCAAGCGTCGGGCCGAGCGCGAGGCAGCTGAGCTCAACGGTGCGCAGGAACTCGCCAAGCACCTCGAGAAGCTCTCCATCGCCTTCGCCGTGCAAACGGGCGAGGGTGGCAAGATGTTCGGCGCCATCACCGCGGCCGACCTGCACGAGAAGATCACCGAGGCCGGCGTCGAGATCGATCGCAAGAAGATCCACCTCTACACCCCGGTCAAGAGCCTCGGCAACCACTCCACCAAGATCAAGTTGCACGCCGATGTGAGCGTCGAGCTGTCGTTCGACGTCGTGTCGGAGAACCCGATCGAAGAGACCACCGACGAAGAGGCCGCCAAGGCCGATGCGTAA
- the dnaB gene encoding replicative DNA helicase, with amino-acid sequence MESAPYESRSDFRRRRAPGRGGDDRGGPDGEMPTLGRQAPHSVEAEEYLLSCCLLDGSDSIAKCLEKKLAPAAFYVPANRIIFEKLVELYQTNPPVAIEVLAEELKTTGQLDEIGGLPYLMQVSSRIPTTAQTDYFIERVRELHLLRQLIKVGTSTVEQCFNFQGGLEEFVDKIEQDIFQVTQERVSDGAKSMKQTAKDAWVVIDKMMHHKGEITGVSSGYKDLDAMTYGFQKAEMIILAARPSMGKTSLALNMAEHAAMPKRGTPTGTLVFSLEMSAAQLGMRLLCSRGRVNMKKLREGFVSQGGKEYQDLQNAADEMSRAPIFIDDSSHLTIMELRAKARRLHARHPLGFIVVDYLQLLSPTDPKTPREQQVAEISRGLKSLAKELELPVLVLSQLNRSAEKENRTPKLSDLRESGSIEQDADVVLMLARPRDADEKFQVAADSAELIVAKQRNGPVGDLKLTFLRDITRFENYTT; translated from the coding sequence ATGGAATCTGCTCCCTACGAATCCCGTTCCGATTTCCGTCGCCGCCGCGCTCCCGGTCGTGGAGGTGATGATAGAGGGGGACCCGATGGGGAAATGCCGACGCTGGGGCGGCAGGCTCCGCACTCGGTGGAGGCCGAGGAGTATTTGCTATCGTGCTGTCTGCTCGATGGTTCGGATTCCATCGCCAAGTGTTTGGAGAAGAAGCTGGCGCCGGCGGCCTTCTACGTGCCGGCCAACCGCATCATCTTCGAAAAGCTGGTCGAGCTCTACCAAACCAACCCGCCGGTGGCGATTGAGGTGTTGGCGGAGGAGCTGAAGACGACCGGCCAACTCGATGAGATCGGCGGACTGCCGTATCTCATGCAGGTCAGCAGCCGCATCCCCACGACGGCGCAGACCGACTACTTTATCGAACGGGTGCGCGAACTGCATCTGTTACGCCAGCTCATCAAGGTCGGCACCAGCACCGTCGAGCAGTGTTTTAACTTCCAAGGCGGGCTGGAGGAGTTCGTCGACAAGATCGAGCAGGACATTTTCCAAGTCACGCAGGAGCGTGTGTCCGACGGCGCGAAATCGATGAAGCAGACCGCCAAGGACGCTTGGGTCGTCATCGACAAGATGATGCACCACAAGGGCGAGATCACCGGCGTCTCCTCGGGTTACAAGGACTTGGATGCCATGACTTACGGCTTCCAGAAGGCGGAAATGATCATTTTGGCGGCGCGTCCGTCGATGGGTAAAACCTCGCTGGCACTCAACATGGCGGAGCATGCGGCCATGCCGAAGCGAGGCACGCCGACGGGCACGCTCGTATTCTCGCTCGAAATGAGCGCGGCTCAGCTCGGCATGCGTCTGCTCTGCTCACGCGGCCGCGTGAACATGAAGAAACTGCGTGAGGGCTTCGTGAGCCAAGGCGGCAAGGAGTATCAGGATCTGCAGAACGCGGCCGATGAGATGTCGCGCGCGCCGATCTTCATCGATGACTCCAGCCATCTCACCATCATGGAGTTACGCGCCAAGGCCCGTCGCCTGCATGCGCGTCATCCGCTCGGGTTTATCGTCGTCGATTACCTCCAGTTGCTCAGCCCCACCGACCCCAAAACCCCGCGTGAGCAACAGGTGGCGGAAATTTCCCGCGGTCTAAAATCCTTGGCCAAGGAACTTGAGTTGCCCGTGTTGGTTCTCAGTCAGCTCAACCGTTCCGCCGAAAAGGAAAACCGCACTCCCAAACTCTCCGATTTGCGTGAATCAGGCTCCATCGAACAGGACGCTGACGTCGTGCTTATGTTGGCTCGTCCGCGCGACGCGGATGAGAAGTTCCAAGTGGCTGCAGACTCCGCCGAGTTAATCGTTGCCAAGCAACGAAACGGACCGGTAGGAGACTTGAAGCTTACGTTCCTCCGAGACATCACTCGCTTTGAAAACTACACTACGTAA
- the bamA gene encoding outer membrane protein assembly factor BamA produces MALVSWSGSSALAQAFGGGSPQTIEDIIIRFQGATNVSEQIVRANMQLREGDPLNEVLIDRDIRSLYRTSLFEFIEVKRETLPSGGVNLVFELTPRYRVLAIIFDGNDRVRDKRLEKEIKSRANLVLDERQVKEDTEKIREYYQKIGFNRVSIYYEIDRDRSTGFGTVTFKIREGDKVKIAGVKFTGNDNIKARKLRKEMETKKWWMWSWLLGTGRFKDEVFEDDLETLRDFYREEGYLDVSIPPEQIIYDYPSPERLVITINVNEGRQYRIGDVKVSGATMVPGELIRMGLKNKKGDVFVPSKLDEDASEIEKFYGRGGHLDARVTLLRIPNLQTGDIDLEYIIDEGDPYDVESVRIEGNTKTKSIVILRELVLGPGELFDTSRMEISKLRLDNTRFFEDVNLTPESTNIPGRRNMKVAVREGRTGNLTFGAGFSSLERAVIFAELTQSNFDVFNRRSFFQGDGQKFRLRMQLGDQSSEVVLSFEEPWLFERQLATGFTLFRTTSDFNSAIYSEIRTGGEIYMRKRLFELVNGQLSYSYQVVEIDDISPNAPAVIQALAGQQSISKIGFTLERDTRNKIINTTSGNRVELRMDLAGGLVGGDADYYRLEFRGSQFYPLFEFQEQVLAVILRGGIVDSYGDTDRVPFYERFFLGGPYTLRGFEYREVGPKDSITNEPTGGNTYGMLTLEYTIDVVSPVRFAVFYDAGFVNEDAWDFNPSGYNDNFGVGLGLFVAGAPLRLDFGIPLTADDVNDKGNQFNFSFGTRF; encoded by the coding sequence TTGGCTTTGGTCTCGTGGAGTGGCTCGTCCGCTCTGGCGCAGGCTTTCGGTGGAGGCAGTCCCCAGACCATCGAGGATATCATCATCCGCTTCCAAGGCGCCACCAATGTGAGCGAACAGATTGTTCGCGCCAACATGCAGCTGCGCGAAGGCGACCCCCTCAACGAGGTGCTGATCGACCGCGACATCCGCTCGCTGTATCGCACGTCGCTCTTCGAGTTCATCGAGGTCAAGCGCGAGACCCTGCCGTCCGGCGGTGTGAATCTGGTCTTCGAGCTCACCCCGCGCTATCGCGTGCTGGCGATCATCTTCGACGGCAATGATCGCGTGCGCGACAAGCGTCTCGAGAAGGAGATCAAGTCCCGCGCCAATCTCGTGCTCGACGAACGTCAGGTGAAGGAGGACACCGAGAAGATTCGCGAGTATTACCAGAAGATCGGTTTCAACCGCGTCTCCATTTACTACGAGATCGACCGTGATCGCTCCACCGGTTTCGGCACGGTCACCTTCAAGATCCGTGAAGGCGACAAGGTGAAAATCGCGGGCGTGAAATTCACCGGCAACGACAACATCAAGGCCCGCAAGCTCCGTAAGGAAATGGAGACCAAGAAGTGGTGGATGTGGTCTTGGCTACTCGGCACTGGCCGCTTCAAGGACGAAGTGTTTGAGGATGACCTCGAAACCCTGCGCGATTTCTACCGCGAAGAGGGTTACCTCGACGTTTCCATCCCGCCGGAACAGATCATCTACGACTACCCGTCGCCGGAGCGTCTCGTCATCACCATCAACGTGAACGAAGGCCGCCAATATCGTATCGGTGACGTCAAAGTTTCCGGTGCCACCATGGTGCCGGGCGAACTCATCCGCATGGGTCTCAAGAATAAGAAGGGCGATGTTTTCGTGCCTTCGAAGCTCGATGAGGATGCTTCCGAGATCGAGAAGTTCTACGGCCGCGGCGGCCACCTCGATGCCCGTGTGACCTTGCTGCGTATCCCGAATCTGCAGACCGGCGATATTGACCTCGAATACATCATCGATGAGGGCGACCCCTACGACGTCGAATCCGTGCGTATCGAGGGCAACACCAAGACCAAGAGCATCGTGATTCTGCGCGAGTTGGTGCTCGGACCGGGTGAACTCTTCGACACCTCCCGCATGGAGATTTCCAAGCTGCGTTTGGATAATACCCGTTTCTTTGAGGACGTGAACCTCACGCCGGAATCCACCAATATTCCGGGCCGCCGTAACATGAAGGTCGCTGTCCGTGAGGGCCGCACCGGTAACCTCACCTTCGGCGCCGGCTTCAGCTCGCTTGAGCGTGCGGTGATTTTTGCGGAGCTCACGCAGTCCAACTTCGACGTTTTCAACCGCCGCTCCTTCTTCCAGGGCGACGGCCAGAAGTTCCGTCTGCGCATGCAGCTGGGTGATCAGTCCAGTGAAGTGGTGCTCTCCTTCGAGGAGCCGTGGCTCTTCGAGCGTCAGCTCGCCACGGGTTTCACGCTGTTCCGCACGACTTCCGACTTCAATTCCGCCATCTACAGCGAAATCCGCACCGGTGGTGAGATCTACATGCGCAAGCGCCTGTTCGAGCTCGTGAACGGCCAGCTGTCCTACTCCTACCAAGTCGTGGAAATCGATGACATCTCGCCCAACGCGCCGGCCGTTATCCAGGCGCTCGCCGGGCAGCAGTCCATTTCCAAGATCGGCTTCACGCTGGAGCGCGACACGCGTAACAAGATCATCAACACCACTTCGGGTAATCGCGTTGAACTGCGCATGGACCTGGCGGGTGGCTTGGTCGGCGGTGACGCGGATTACTACCGCCTCGAATTCCGTGGGTCCCAGTTCTACCCGCTCTTCGAATTCCAGGAGCAGGTGCTGGCCGTCATTCTCCGTGGTGGTATCGTCGACTCCTACGGAGACACTGACCGGGTGCCGTTCTACGAACGTTTCTTCCTGGGCGGTCCCTACACCCTGCGCGGTTTTGAATATCGCGAGGTGGGTCCCAAAGACTCGATCACCAACGAGCCGACCGGTGGTAACACCTACGGTATGCTCACGCTCGAATACACCATCGACGTCGTATCGCCGGTGCGTTTCGCGGTCTTCTACGACGCCGGTTTCGTCAATGAAGATGCCTGGGACTTCAATCCCTCCGGCTACAACGACAACTTTGGTGTCGGTCTCGGACTCTTCGTGGCCGGTGCTCCGCTGCGCCTCGACTTCGGTATTCCGCTCACCGCCGACGACGTGAACGACAAGGGAAATCAGTTCAATTTTTCCTTCGGCACCCGTTTCTAA
- a CDS encoding OmpH family outer membrane protein: MKNHLKSLFAVLAFAAVAATGFAQAPKIAIVDMAYLFDNHYRTVEQNAVFKGEQERVKAEIDRLNGEGLALQQEAQSIAEQLNNPVLSDDAKAKIEDEARAKVGELQRKQNEMNQLVNNSTESLRKRVMNFRSLLLEEISKVAVEVAKRQGATLLLDKSGPSVLGMPSVLYNDDSLEITEAVLAEINKDKPADSAVTSDANSGETPTVSFPGAN, translated from the coding sequence ATGAAGAACCACCTCAAATCCCTCTTTGCAGTTCTGGCTTTTGCCGCTGTCGCCGCTACCGGCTTCGCCCAAGCCCCTAAAATCGCGATCGTCGACATGGCTTACCTGTTCGACAATCACTACCGCACTGTCGAACAAAACGCGGTGTTCAAGGGTGAGCAGGAGCGCGTGAAGGCTGAGATCGACCGTCTCAATGGCGAAGGCCTCGCCCTCCAGCAGGAAGCGCAGAGCATTGCCGAGCAACTCAACAACCCGGTTCTCTCCGACGACGCCAAGGCCAAGATCGAGGACGAAGCCCGCGCCAAGGTCGGCGAACTGCAGCGCAAGCAGAACGAGATGAACCAGCTGGTGAACAACAGCACCGAGTCTCTCCGTAAGCGCGTGATGAACTTCCGCAGCCTCCTCCTCGAAGAGATCTCCAAGGTCGCCGTCGAAGTCGCCAAGCGCCAGGGTGCGACCCTGCTGCTCGACAAGTCCGGCCCGTCTGTCCTCGGCATGCCGTCCGTGCTTTACAATGATGACTCCCTCGAGATCACCGAGGCCGTTCTCGCCGAGATCAACAAGGACAAGCCGGCTGATTCTGCTGTGACCTCCGACGCGAACAGCGGAGAGACGCCGACGGTCAGCTTCCCCGGCGCCAACTAA
- the lpxD gene encoding UDP-3-O-(3-hydroxymyristoyl)glucosamine N-acyltransferase, whose product MKHSFDLAQLEEIVSPEQVRGSTTRTIHGIAALKEAEAGDLSFLGNAKYKVDVPATQASLVLLPLDYEGEPGDDQCFFLVKNPSVALATICSRIEQRLWPTPHAGIHASAVVSKDAEVHDSATVGPLCVIEAGAKIGPGTHLQAHVFVGRGAKIGADCWLSPSSQVTSSCILGDRVRLHGGVIVGSDGFGYELVEGRHAKVPQVGSVEVGDDVEIGANSTIDRARFSRTVIGRGTKIDNLVQIGHNVVVGQHCILCAQVGISGSTTLEDYVVLGGQVGVGGHITLAKGTQAGGQTGITANTEPGVTLNGTPAMPFHLERRLVVLNRKLPDLFKRVGQLETLIEAIKKTSA is encoded by the coding sequence ATGAAGCACTCCTTCGATCTGGCCCAACTCGAAGAAATCGTCTCTCCCGAGCAGGTGAGAGGATCCACGACGCGCACCATTCATGGCATCGCCGCGCTCAAGGAAGCCGAGGCCGGCGACCTCAGTTTTCTCGGTAACGCCAAATACAAGGTCGACGTGCCTGCGACGCAGGCCTCGCTCGTGCTCCTGCCGCTCGACTATGAGGGGGAACCGGGGGACGATCAGTGCTTTTTCCTGGTTAAAAACCCGTCGGTGGCGCTGGCCACGATTTGTAGTCGGATCGAGCAGCGGCTGTGGCCGACGCCGCACGCTGGTATCCACGCCAGCGCAGTGGTCTCCAAGGACGCCGAGGTGCACGACAGCGCGACGGTGGGCCCGCTCTGCGTGATCGAGGCCGGGGCCAAAATCGGCCCGGGCACGCATCTTCAAGCACACGTGTTTGTCGGCCGTGGCGCCAAGATCGGCGCCGACTGTTGGCTGAGTCCGAGCTCGCAGGTGACATCGAGCTGCATCCTCGGCGATCGCGTGCGGCTGCACGGCGGCGTGATCGTGGGCTCCGACGGCTTTGGTTATGAACTCGTCGAGGGCCGCCACGCCAAGGTGCCGCAGGTCGGCTCCGTGGAAGTGGGGGACGACGTGGAAATCGGCGCCAATTCCACCATCGATCGAGCTCGCTTCAGTCGCACGGTCATCGGTCGCGGCACCAAGATCGATAACCTCGTGCAGATCGGCCACAACGTGGTCGTCGGTCAGCATTGCATCCTCTGCGCTCAGGTCGGCATCTCCGGCAGCACCACGCTCGAAGACTACGTGGTGTTGGGCGGGCAGGTGGGCGTCGGCGGTCACATCACCTTGGCCAAGGGCACCCAAGCCGGTGGTCAGACCGGCATCACCGCCAACACCGAGCCCGGGGTGACGCTGAATGGCACGCCAGCGATGCCATTCCACCTTGAGCGGCGGCTGGTGGTGTTGAACCGCAAGCTGCCGGACCTCTTCAAACGGGTGGGGCAGCTGGAGACCCTCATTGAGGCTATAAAAAAGACTTCCGCCTGA
- a CDS encoding ribose-phosphate diphosphokinase has product MSAPGLKVFTGNSNRPLAEQICASIGVPLGEATVTSFPDGESFVKINENIRGQDVFIVQSTCTPTNHHLMELLIMIDAARRASAHRITTVIPFYGYARQDRKDQPRVPITAKLVANLIVAAGANRILTMDLHSQQIQGFFDIPVDHLFASPVFFDHVERIKMRSDNMVVVSPDVGGMKMAAAYAGLMGSQLGMVWKKRTSATTVESVNIVGDVKGRDVLLVDDITETAGTLMNAAKLMREHGALSVRAAVSHSLLSPMAYDRLKLGHIDELITTNSIPVEPRGLPITVLSVAELLGEAILRIHNNESVTGLFKVKGF; this is encoded by the coding sequence ATGAGCGCCCCCGGACTGAAAGTCTTCACTGGTAACTCCAACCGGCCGTTGGCCGAGCAAATCTGTGCCTCGATCGGCGTCCCGCTGGGCGAGGCGACGGTGACGAGCTTCCCGGACGGTGAGTCGTTCGTGAAGATCAACGAGAACATTCGCGGTCAGGACGTGTTCATCGTCCAGTCCACCTGCACGCCGACCAACCATCACTTGATGGAGTTGCTCATCATGATCGATGCGGCGCGCCGCGCGTCCGCGCATCGCATCACGACGGTGATCCCGTTCTACGGCTACGCCCGTCAGGACCGTAAGGATCAGCCGCGCGTGCCCATTACGGCGAAGTTGGTGGCCAACCTCATCGTGGCCGCCGGCGCCAACCGCATTCTCACCATGGATCTGCACTCCCAGCAGATTCAGGGCTTCTTCGACATCCCGGTGGATCATCTCTTCGCCTCGCCGGTGTTCTTCGATCACGTCGAACGCATCAAGATGCGCAGCGACAACATGGTCGTGGTTTCGCCGGACGTCGGCGGCATGAAGATGGCCGCCGCCTACGCGGGACTCATGGGATCCCAACTCGGCATGGTCTGGAAGAAGCGCACCAGCGCCACGACCGTCGAATCGGTTAACATCGTGGGCGACGTTAAAGGTCGCGACGTCCTGCTCGTCGACGACATTACCGAAACCGCCGGCACACTCATGAACGCCGCCAAACTCATGCGCGAGCATGGCGCGTTGAGCGTGCGCGCAGCAGTGAGCCACTCACTCCTCAGCCCGATGGCTTACGACCGCCTCAAGCTCGGTCACATCGACGAGTTGATCACCACCAACTCCATCCCGGTGGAGCCGCGTGGTCTGCCCATCACCGTCCTGAGCGTCGCCGAGCTTTTGGGTGAAGCCATCCTGCGCATCCACAACAACGAGAGCGTCACCGGCCTGTTTAAGGTCAAAGGGTTCTAG
- the pyrE gene encoding orotate phosphoribosyltransferase — protein sequence MSDTQQEVLDIFTRTKALLRGHFILRSGLRSGHFFQCARVCEDMAAVSRLTELLVPKLVDFEFSTVLAPAMGGLVIGQEVARQTGKRYLFAEKVDDKLAIRRGFTFAPGEKVLVVEDVITRGGRVNEAIEQVKAHGGTPVGVAVLVDRSAGQTSFEVPCVSLLELSFPTYQPDALPPELAAIPAEKPGS from the coding sequence ATGTCCGACACCCAGCAGGAAGTCCTCGATATCTTCACCCGCACCAAGGCGCTGCTCCGCGGCCACTTCATTTTGCGCTCCGGTTTGCGCAGTGGTCACTTCTTCCAGTGCGCCCGGGTTTGCGAGGACATGGCGGCGGTCTCCCGACTCACCGAACTCCTGGTGCCGAAGCTGGTTGACTTCGAATTTTCCACCGTGCTTGCCCCCGCCATGGGCGGCTTGGTCATCGGTCAGGAAGTCGCTCGCCAGACCGGCAAACGTTACCTCTTCGCCGAGAAGGTGGACGACAAGCTCGCCATCCGTCGTGGCTTCACCTTCGCCCCGGGCGAAAAGGTGCTGGTCGTCGAGGACGTGATCACGCGCGGTGGTCGCGTCAACGAAGCCATCGAACAGGTGAAAGCCCACGGCGGCACGCCGGTGGGCGTGGCGGTCCTGGTCGATCGCAGCGCGGGACAGACCTCCTTTGAGGTGCCGTGTGTATCGCTGCTGGAGCTGAGTTTTCCCACCTACCAGCCCGACGCTCTGCCGCCGGAATTGGCCGCAATCCCGGCCGAAAAGCCCGGGAGCTGA